From Caminibacter mediatlanticus TB-2, the proteins below share one genomic window:
- a CDS encoding flagellar protein FlaG, with product MDIFSNVNMITRKYDNQITQNNNLKTQMKEVEKVNEIIKDKSKEEIKQELQKIVDELNKVMSPLNENLKFQFNNKVDELVVKVVDIKNDKVIREFPPKEALRLMEKMRELVGILFDEKG from the coding sequence ATGGATATATTTAGTAACGTGAATATGATTACAAGGAAGTATGATAACCAAATTACGCAAAATAATAATTTAAAAACTCAAATGAAAGAGGTAGAGAAGGTAAATGAAATTATAAAAGACAAATCAAAAGAGGAAATAAAACAAGAATTACAAAAAATTGTAGACGAATTAAATAAGGTTATGAGTCCATTAAATGAGAATTTAAAATTTCAATTTAATAATAAAGTAGATGAGTTAGTAGTAAAAGTTGTAGATATAAAAAATGATAAAGTAATAAGAGAATTTCCTCCAAAAGAAGCATTAAGATTAATGGAAAAGATGAGAGAGCTTGTAGGAATACTTTTTGATGAGAAAGGGTAA
- the rsmD gene encoding 16S rRNA (guanine(966)-N(2))-methyltransferase RsmD, translated as MEKGNIRIIGGKYRGKKLYMGDKETTRSTKQILKESIFNSLQWEVPDSTWVEVFSGVGSIGLEAISRGAKKAYFLEKDPEAAKVLKRNIDSLKEEDKEKCEIILGDSFDTIWDVIEKLKRDKNKAIFYFDPPFAIREGYEDIYEKVQNLIKQLPKLNVDKILIEHQSDYEFPQNLGKYKKTKTKKFGKSSVTFYEG; from the coding sequence ATGGAAAAAGGTAATATTAGAATTATTGGAGGAAAATATAGAGGAAAAAAACTCTATATGGGAGATAAAGAAACAACAAGAAGTACTAAACAAATTTTAAAAGAATCTATTTTTAACTCTTTGCAATGGGAAGTGCCTGATTCTACTTGGGTTGAAGTATTTAGTGGAGTTGGTAGTATTGGACTTGAAGCAATAAGTAGAGGAGCAAAAAAAGCATATTTTCTTGAAAAAGACCCAGAAGCAGCAAAAGTGTTAAAAAGAAACATTGATTCTTTAAAAGAAGAAGATAAAGAAAAATGTGAAATAATTTTAGGAGATAGTTTTGATACAATATGGGATGTAATTGAAAAATTAAAAAGAGATAAAAATAAAGCTATTTTTTATTTTGACCCACCATTCGCAATAAGAGAAGGATATGAAGATATTTATGAAAAAGTTCAAAATTTAATTAAACAACTTCCTAAATTAAATGTTGATAAAATTTTAATAGAACATCAAAGTGATTATGAATTTCCACAAAATTTAGGAAAATACAAAAAAACAAAAACTAAAAAATTTGGAAAAAGTAGTGTTACTTTTTATGAAGGATAA
- a CDS encoding PilZ domain-containing protein, whose amino-acid sequence MNKFKNKFLENNFLDLLEEYKDFFEKYELNFVVNTLEIIKKKNSKFNITIEHKDFFKNLYKSFFIDKTFENFILQNTNILNEIRESHINLIEILDKAFLIMANAFIKNLIKEKYSIIKLKKLTSLFDFYLEYMNYHINEPIEFILNLPKEIKEYYLSNTKLYLLSVYKGVPISHSTHIFTINEDRKTIEVTANYYQIVAAKFNKNIYLLEPKNNKTFKATISEIYPKRKILELVNIEKVKRAYPKRNYIRVEPKYDIEVKILKNKKLEIGKMYDLSLKGISVLFNKKLDFEIGDILKIKFNLEIEYEDYSFTFDAELKSITKLNENNYRYHFYFEPNIQEEKILEKYIIKREKEIITELQTFLQQEIKNV is encoded by the coding sequence ATGAATAAATTCAAAAATAAATTTTTGGAAAATAATTTTTTAGATTTACTTGAAGAATATAAAGATTTTTTTGAAAAATATGAATTAAACTTTGTAGTTAATACATTAGAAATAATCAAAAAAAAGAATTCAAAATTTAATATTACTATCGAACATAAAGATTTTTTTAAAAATTTATATAAAAGTTTCTTTATTGACAAAACATTTGAAAATTTTATATTACAAAATACAAATATATTAAATGAGATTAGAGAATCTCATATTAATTTAATAGAAATTTTAGATAAAGCTTTTTTGATTATGGCAAATGCTTTTATAAAAAATTTAATTAAAGAAAAATATTCAATTATTAAACTAAAAAAATTAACTTCACTTTTTGATTTTTATTTAGAATACATGAACTATCATATTAATGAACCAATAGAATTTATATTAAATTTACCAAAAGAAATAAAAGAGTATTATTTGAGTAATACAAAACTCTACCTTTTAAGTGTTTATAAAGGTGTACCAATATCTCATTCAACTCATATTTTTACTATCAATGAAGATAGAAAAACAATTGAAGTTACAGCAAACTATTATCAAATAGTAGCTGCAAAATTTAATAAAAACATCTACCTTTTAGAGCCTAAAAACAATAAAACTTTTAAAGCTACTATCTCAGAAATATATCCAAAAAGAAAAATATTAGAGCTTGTAAATATTGAAAAAGTTAAAAGAGCTTATCCAAAAAGAAATTATATTAGAGTTGAACCAAAATATGATATTGAAGTAAAAATATTAAAAAATAAAAAATTAGAAATTGGTAAAATGTATGATTTATCACTAAAAGGTATAAGTGTATTATTTAATAAAAAACTTGATTTTGAGATAGGAGATATTTTAAAAATAAAATTTAATTTAGAAATTGAATATGAAGATTATTCTTTTACATTTGATGCTGAATTAAAATCAATTACAAAATTAAATGAAAATAATTATAGATATCATTTCTATTTTGAACCAAATATTCAAGAAGAAAAAATATTAGAAAAATATATTATAAAAAGAGAAAAAGAGATAATAACTGAACTTCAAACATTTTTACAACAAGAAATTAAGAACGTTTAG
- the tgt gene encoding tRNA guanosine(34) transglycosylase Tgt, with the protein MEFKIDGTCGNARACIIKTDHSEIKTPIFMPVGTAAAVKSLDAIDMMEILNTNIILANTYHLYLRPGDEVIKNLGGLHNFSGYKRSFLTDSGGFQAFSLGNNVKFSDEGIEFKSHIDGSRHFFTPEKVIDIEYNLNSDIMMVLDDLIPLPNTKERIKKSIQRTTNWAYRSLVHHINKGKKNNLFAIIQGGTDFEFRRISAESLVSLEYKGYSFDGFAIGGLSVGEENQLMYDTIEVTTPYMPKDKPRYLMGVGTPEDIIEAIDRGVDMFDCVMPTRNARNGYLFTSFGTLRIKNARYKLDDNPVDSSCECYTCKNFSRAYLNHLFKAKELTYFRLASIHNLHYYLTLVKEAREAILEGKFKEFKKEFYSKRS; encoded by the coding sequence ATGGAATTTAAAATTGATGGAACTTGTGGTAATGCAAGGGCTTGCATTATAAAAACAGACCATTCAGAAATAAAAACTCCAATATTTATGCCAGTAGGTACTGCCGCAGCTGTTAAAAGTCTTGATGCTATTGATATGATGGAAATTTTAAATACAAATATAATTTTAGCTAATACTTATCATCTATATTTAAGACCAGGTGATGAAGTTATTAAAAATTTAGGTGGACTTCATAATTTTAGTGGGTATAAAAGAAGTTTTTTAACTGATAGTGGAGGATTTCAAGCTTTTAGTTTAGGAAATAATGTTAAATTTAGTGATGAAGGGATTGAATTTAAAAGTCATATTGATGGGAGTCGTCATTTTTTCACACCAGAAAAAGTAATTGATATTGAATATAATTTAAATAGTGATATTATGATGGTCTTAGATGATTTAATTCCTCTTCCAAATACCAAAGAGAGAATAAAAAAATCAATTCAAAGAACAACTAATTGGGCTTATAGAAGTTTAGTCCATCATATAAATAAAGGTAAAAAAAACAATCTTTTTGCTATTATTCAAGGTGGGACTGATTTTGAGTTTAGACGCATTTCAGCTGAGAGTTTAGTTAGTTTAGAGTATAAGGGTTATAGTTTTGATGGATTTGCAATAGGAGGGCTTAGTGTTGGAGAAGAGAATCAACTTATGTATGATACAATTGAAGTTACAACTCCTTATATGCCAAAAGATAAACCAAGATATTTAATGGGAGTTGGGACTCCTGAGGATATAATAGAAGCAATAGATAGAGGTGTTGATATGTTTGATTGTGTAATGCCAACGAGAAATGCAAGAAATGGGTATTTATTTACTTCTTTTGGGACTTTAAGAATTAAAAATGCAAGATATAAACTTGATGATAATCCTGTTGATAGTAGCTGTGAGTGTTATACTTGCAAAAATTTTAGTAGAGCATATTTAAACCATCTATTTAAAGCAAAAGAGCTTACTTATTTTAGATTGGCTTCTATTCATAATTTGCATTACTATTTAACTCTTGTAAAAGAAGCAAGAGAGGCGATTTTAGAGGGAAAATTTAAAGAATTTAAAAAAGAATTTTATTCTAAACGTTCTTAA
- a CDS encoding TrkA C-terminal domain-containing protein yields the protein MNKILIFAGCKESKLLIKKIVDNYLNLAEFHILYEKDEIKNCFEEKENIFFYKINFYAYEAFKHILKKDFNKIVIFVKNKNVASYLLKRVKFYKTPILFVKFWMDFEINSENYIEIIDVPEIVTNKIIDFLPNVPLFARDVGLGVGEILEVEIPPHSPFAYKQIAIFDRYNVKVAALYRNNELKNFKKTSIILPNDKLILVGEPETLKQLFNQIKKNIGAFPQPYGQNIYLLLDMKNIKKNEISKLLKAALFLHRKLKHKKLIIKIINPSLYTQLNKLHKFENIQILTDYINQNYEKVLKEDNNKLNIGLFITNNELFFKYKKTFFELKKPILKIGNESIKKCEALGVILNEKYIIKIAPTIFDLSYQLDKKIKFFDIDPETSHKEIIEYLRNLAKNFNFKNIEFITSKENPIKFINNEKNICLIDALIKVPRFKIFQYLLPKIEESYVLLSKFNQFLIPIKDENENNN from the coding sequence TTGAATAAAATTTTGATATTTGCAGGATGTAAAGAATCAAAACTTCTTATAAAAAAAATAGTTGATAATTATTTGAATTTAGCAGAATTTCATATTTTATATGAAAAAGATGAAATAAAAAATTGTTTTGAAGAAAAAGAGAATATATTTTTTTACAAAATTAATTTTTACGCTTATGAAGCATTTAAACATATCCTAAAAAAAGATTTTAACAAAATTGTAATTTTTGTAAAAAATAAAAATGTAGCTTCATATTTATTAAAAAGAGTTAAATTTTATAAAACACCAATTTTATTTGTAAAATTTTGGATGGATTTTGAAATAAATAGTGAAAACTATATTGAAATAATAGATGTCCCAGAAATTGTTACTAATAAAATTATAGATTTTTTACCAAATGTACCTTTATTTGCAAGAGATGTTGGTCTTGGTGTTGGAGAAATTCTTGAAGTAGAAATTCCTCCTCATTCACCTTTTGCATATAAACAAATAGCAATCTTTGATAGATATAATGTAAAAGTTGCAGCATTATATAGAAATAATGAACTTAAAAATTTCAAAAAAACTTCTATTATCCTACCTAATGACAAATTAATATTAGTAGGAGAACCTGAAACTTTAAAACAATTATTTAACCAAATTAAAAAAAATATTGGGGCTTTTCCTCAACCATATGGTCAAAATATATATCTCCTTTTAGATATGAAAAATATTAAAAAAAATGAAATATCAAAACTACTTAAAGCAGCTCTATTCTTACATAGAAAATTAAAACACAAAAAATTGATTATAAAAATAATTAATCCATCTTTATATACTCAATTAAACAAATTACATAAATTTGAAAATATTCAAATCTTAACTGATTATATCAACCAAAATTATGAAAAAGTATTAAAAGAAGATAATAACAAATTAAATATTGGACTTTTTATTACAAATAATGAACTATTTTTCAAGTATAAAAAAACATTTTTTGAATTAAAAAAACCAATATTAAAAATAGGAAATGAATCAATTAAAAAATGTGAAGCTTTAGGAGTTATATTAAATGAAAAATATATTATAAAAATTGCTCCTACTATTTTTGACTTGTCTTATCAATTAGATAAAAAAATTAAATTTTTTGATATTGACCCAGAAACATCACATAAAGAAATAATTGAATATTTAAGAAACTTAGCGAAAAATTTTAATTTTAAAAATATTGAATTTATTACTTCAAAAGAAAACCCTATAAAATTTATTAACAATGAAAAAAATATCTGTCTAATTGATGCTCTAATAAAAGTACCAAGATTTAAAATTTTTCAATATCTTTTACCAAAAATTGAGGAATCATATGTACTTCTTAGTAAATTTAATCAATTCTTAATTCCAATAAAGGACGAAAATGAAAACAACAATTAA
- the aroB gene encoding 3-dehydroquinate synthase: MKTTINTPSKTYDIIIDKLPKLNFDRKVAVITNHKIAGLHINYLTNNLSAKELHIITLPDGEEYKNWQNIEFILDRLFDAKFDRNSLLIAFGGGVVGDMTGFAASIFLRGVDFIQIPTTLLAMVDSSVGGKTGINNKYGKNLIGSFYQPNAVYIDTHFLSTLPKREFAAGMAEIIKMAVMFDKDFFEKIKNNSISLEEMIKRAVELKADVVNQDEKEKGIRSVLNYGHTFGHVIENLTNYKTFLHGEAVAIGMVMANELSKILGYLSENEAEEIKQVLKKNNLPIDFKIENIEEFYNHFFLDKKTSNNKIKFIIPEKIGKYKIIDDIDKNIILKVLKKFEK, encoded by the coding sequence ATGAAAACAACAATTAATACTCCTTCAAAAACATATGACATAATAATTGATAAATTGCCTAAACTTAATTTCGATAGAAAAGTAGCTGTTATTACAAATCATAAAATAGCTGGCCTTCATATTAACTATTTAACTAACAATTTAAGTGCCAAAGAATTACATATAATAACTCTTCCAGATGGTGAAGAGTATAAAAATTGGCAAAATATAGAATTTATTTTAGATAGATTGTTTGATGCAAAATTTGATAGAAATTCACTTTTGATTGCATTTGGTGGAGGAGTTGTTGGAGATATGACAGGATTTGCGGCAAGTATCTTTTTAAGAGGAGTTGATTTTATTCAAATTCCAACTACCCTACTTGCAATGGTAGATAGTAGTGTTGGTGGAAAAACTGGAATTAACAATAAATATGGAAAAAATTTAATTGGTAGTTTTTATCAACCAAATGCTGTTTATATTGATACTCACTTTTTATCAACTCTTCCAAAAAGAGAATTTGCAGCTGGTATGGCTGAGATTATAAAAATGGCTGTTATGTTTGATAAAGACTTTTTTGAAAAAATAAAAAATAATTCAATCTCTCTTGAAGAGATGATTAAACGAGCAGTTGAACTTAAAGCTGATGTTGTAAATCAAGATGAAAAAGAAAAAGGAATAAGAAGTGTATTAAATTATGGCCACACTTTTGGACATGTAATAGAAAATTTAACTAACTATAAAACTTTTTTACATGGAGAAGCTGTTGCTATTGGTATGGTAATGGCTAACGAACTATCAAAAATTCTCGGATATTTATCTGAAAATGAAGCAGAAGAAATAAAACAAGTACTTAAAAAAAACAACCTGCCTATTGATTTTAAAATAGAGAATATTGAAGAATTTTATAATCATTTCTTTTTAGATAAAAAAACTTCAAATAATAAAATAAAATTTATAATACCTGAAAAAATAGGTAAATATAAAATTATAGATGATATAGATAAAAATATTATATTAAAAGTTCTAAAAAAGTTTGAAAAATGA
- a CDS encoding mechanosensitive ion channel family protein → MRIWLIFLTFLTLFAGNIDINESNITKKPLLQKIQTIKQNLKHNEFYISYQSYVNYRNLENKLKKYKYLATKNPKKYKEKLLSIQTELNLLKTNKNIFNSIIKINELPTPPKINNPFGIISGFNYEKEIKNIIEQNNKFYNKFKETLLNLKKLNKLYKESGIKNKKLEKTIKDFETIDTIYKTKLKTLKNQAEVYLQTVKSDIKREINRLIYLAISILISVLIFTFIKLTIRKYVKDENVYTFNKIINFINFTIIILIISFFYINNATYLITILGFASAGIAIAMKDWFMNIFGWFVILGSGTFKVGDRIKVYLQNGQVQIVGDVIDITPTKFAIYEDVTLTTYVKNRRAGRIVFVPNNVIFLNPIFNYTHHGLSTVWDGIDITITFDSNYKKAVYLAKEIVNKYSKGYTDITKRRIKKLKTIYHIKNANLEPRIFTFIEENGIRISCWYLNNYATLNLRSTISAELLESFLKEEDIKIAYPTYQISGKIKMEENGKFIET, encoded by the coding sequence ATGAGGATTTGGTTAATTTTTTTAACCTTTTTAACTCTTTTTGCTGGGAATATAGACATTAATGAAAGTAATATTACTAAAAAACCTTTACTCCAAAAAATACAAACTATAAAACAAAATTTAAAACATAATGAATTTTACATTAGCTATCAATCCTATGTAAATTATAGGAATTTAGAAAATAAACTTAAAAAATATAAATATTTAGCTACTAAAAATCCAAAAAAATATAAAGAAAAATTACTTAGTATTCAAACTGAATTAAATCTTTTAAAAACAAACAAAAATATTTTTAATTCTATTATTAAAATCAACGAATTACCAACACCTCCAAAAATCAATAACCCTTTTGGAATTATAAGTGGCTTTAACTATGAAAAAGAGATAAAAAATATAATCGAACAAAACAATAAGTTTTATAATAAATTTAAAGAAACATTATTAAATCTAAAAAAACTAAACAAACTCTATAAAGAAAGTGGTATTAAAAACAAAAAACTTGAAAAGACAATTAAAGATTTTGAAACAATCGATACTATTTACAAAACAAAATTAAAAACATTAAAAAATCAAGCAGAAGTTTATTTACAAACTGTAAAAAGTGATATAAAAAGAGAAATAAATAGGTTAATTTATCTTGCTATATCTATTTTAATAAGCGTATTAATTTTTACATTTATTAAACTCACTATTAGAAAATATGTCAAAGATGAAAATGTTTATACTTTTAATAAAATAATAAATTTCATAAATTTTACTATTATAATTTTGATTATTTCGTTTTTTTATATAAACAATGCAACTTATTTAATTACTATTTTAGGATTTGCTTCTGCTGGTATTGCAATTGCAATGAAAGATTGGTTTATGAATATTTTTGGATGGTTTGTAATTCTTGGAAGTGGTACTTTTAAAGTTGGTGATAGAATAAAAGTTTATTTACAAAATGGTCAAGTACAAATTGTTGGAGATGTAATAGACATAACTCCAACAAAATTTGCAATTTATGAAGATGTAACACTTACAACTTATGTAAAAAACAGAAGAGCTGGAAGAATTGTTTTTGTACCAAATAATGTAATTTTTTTAAATCCAATTTTTAATTATACTCATCATGGCCTCTCAACTGTTTGGGATGGGATTGATATTACGATTACTTTTGATTCAAACTACAAAAAAGCGGTGTATTTAGCAAAAGAGATAGTAAATAAATACTCAAAAGGTTATACTGATATTACTAAAAGAAGAATTAAAAAATTAAAAACAATCTATCACATTAAAAATGCAAATTTAGAACCAAGAATTTTTACTTTTATAGAAGAAAATGGGATAAGAATTAGTTGCTGGTATTTAAATAACTATGCTACTTTAAATTTAAGAAGTACAATTTCAGCAGAGCTTTTAGAAAGCTTCTTAAAAGAAGAAGATATAAAAATAGCATATCCTACTTATCAAATTAGTGGCAAAATAAAAATGGAAGAAAATGGAAAATTTATTGAAACTTAA
- a CDS encoding uracil-DNA glycosylase, whose translation MENLLKLKYLYKLKVAGVEYFEGFSSNEKTFNMPNELKELENICKNCTLCDLSKTRTNIVFGEGNPKAKLMFIGEGPGEMEDKTGRPFVGRAGKLLTKIIENVLELSREDVYIANIVKCRPPNNRVPTIEEAESCKPYLIKQIDIINPKILVCLGKTAFMYLMNNNIPISKIRGQIFEYKGKKVIPTYHPSFLLRNPSAKKEAYKDFLLIKELL comes from the coding sequence ATGGAAAATTTATTGAAACTTAAATATTTATACAAACTAAAAGTAGCAGGCGTTGAATATTTTGAAGGATTTAGCTCAAATGAAAAGACCTTTAATATGCCAAATGAATTAAAAGAATTAGAAAATATATGTAAAAATTGCACTCTTTGTGATTTAAGCAAAACAAGAACTAATATAGTATTTGGAGAGGGAAATCCAAAAGCAAAATTAATGTTTATTGGAGAAGGTCCAGGTGAAATGGAAGATAAAACAGGAAGACCTTTTGTAGGAAGGGCTGGAAAATTACTTACAAAAATTATTGAAAATGTGTTAGAATTATCAAGAGAAGATGTTTATATTGCAAATATTGTAAAGTGTAGACCACCAAACAATAGAGTTCCTACAATAGAAGAAGCTGAAAGTTGTAAACCATATTTAATTAAACAAATTGATATAATAAACCCTAAGATTTTAGTATGTCTTGGAAAAACAGCCTTTATGTATTTAATGAATAATAATATACCAATTAGTAAAATAAGAGGTCAAATATTTGAGTATAAAGGAAAAAAAGTGATACCAACTTATCATCCAAGTTTTTTACTAAGAAATCCATCAGCAAAAAAAGAAGCTTACAAAGACTTTTTATTAATTAAGGAATTGCTATGA
- the metE gene encoding 5-methyltetrahydropteroyltriglutamate--homocysteine S-methyltransferase, producing MATYVIGFPRIGEQRELKKALESYWAGKINQEELKQTASELRKRHWIYQKNAGIDMISVNDFSFYDNMLDMTVMLNAIPEKYKDINNCMDRYFAMARGDANHKAMEMTKWFNTNYHYIVPELDINMGFKANIEKIKIEYNEAKELGINPKVNIIGPITYVKLSKIINGTEKEIIEKLIPVYKDIIHQLKELDENITIQMDEPYFVTNPTNEDLEILKKVYNELGNLANIYVATYFEHSNEANEVLAKTPIKGMFLDFVAGSENSIKSLVEAGKEVGIGIVNGRNVWVNDIEKSAAFIKGLTEAVDNEKVHIGSSCSLLHVPYTLKYETKMDEDIKSWISYALEKLDEIRVINKLVKNEELSETDKEVLEGNKIAIATRKTSKKIHDPIVQDRVSNLTEKDKHRNMPFEERIKLQHENLKYPILPTTTIGSFPQTPELRKLRRDYKNGVIDETTYKEEIKKMIKECVKFQEEIDLDVLVHGEFERNDMVEYFGEQLNGVAFSQNGWVQSYGSRCVKPPLIYGDVSRPKDMTVEWITYAQSLTNKPMKGMLTGPVTMLNWSFVRDDQSRRTTAYQMALAIRDEVEALEAAGIKVIQVDEAALREGYPLRDEKKAEYEDWAITSFRITTSIVKPETQIHTHMCYSEFSDIMDAIENMDADVISIENARSDNSLLKIFKERGYKGEIGPGVYDIHSPRIPSTEEMVDQINQILEVLPAEKVWVNPDCGLKTRKWEEVKPSLKNMVEAAKKVRATLK from the coding sequence ATGGCAACTTATGTAATTGGTTTTCCAAGAATTGGCGAACAAAGAGAATTAAAAAAAGCGCTTGAAAGTTACTGGGCAGGTAAAATAAATCAAGAAGAATTAAAACAAACTGCAAGTGAACTTAGAAAAAGACACTGGATTTATCAAAAAAATGCTGGTATTGATATGATAAGTGTTAATGATTTTAGTTTTTATGACAATATGCTTGATATGACTGTAATGTTAAATGCAATACCAGAAAAATATAAAGATATTAACAATTGTATGGATAGATATTTTGCAATGGCAAGAGGTGATGCAAATCACAAAGCTATGGAAATGACAAAGTGGTTTAATACAAACTACCACTATATTGTACCAGAACTTGATATAAATATGGGTTTTAAAGCAAATATTGAAAAAATCAAAATAGAATATAATGAAGCAAAAGAGTTAGGAATAAACCCAAAAGTTAATATTATTGGACCAATAACTTATGTAAAATTATCAAAAATAATCAATGGTACTGAAAAAGAGATTATTGAAAAATTAATACCTGTGTATAAAGATATTATCCATCAACTTAAAGAATTAGATGAAAATATTACTATTCAAATGGATGAGCCATATTTTGTAACAAACCCAACTAATGAAGATTTAGAAATATTAAAAAAAGTTTATAATGAACTTGGTAATTTAGCAAATATTTATGTAGCTACCTATTTTGAACACTCAAATGAAGCAAATGAAGTATTAGCAAAAACTCCTATTAAAGGAATGTTTTTAGATTTTGTAGCAGGAAGTGAAAATTCAATAAAATCATTAGTTGAAGCAGGAAAAGAAGTTGGAATAGGAATTGTAAATGGTAGAAATGTATGGGTTAATGATATTGAAAAGTCAGCTGCATTTATTAAAGGATTAACAGAAGCAGTTGATAATGAAAAAGTTCATATTGGAAGTAGTTGTAGTTTATTACATGTCCCTTACACTCTAAAATATGAAACAAAAATGGATGAAGATATTAAATCTTGGATTAGTTATGCACTTGAAAAACTTGATGAAATTAGAGTTATCAATAAATTAGTAAAAAATGAAGAGTTAAGTGAAACTGACAAAGAAGTTTTAGAAGGTAATAAAATAGCAATTGCTACAAGAAAAACTTCTAAAAAAATCCACGACCCTATTGTTCAAGATAGAGTTAGTAACTTAACTGAAAAAGATAAACATAGAAATATGCCATTTGAAGAGAGAATTAAACTTCAACACGAAAATCTAAAATACCCTATTTTACCAACAACAACTATTGGAAGTTTCCCTCAAACACCTGAACTTAGAAAATTAAGAAGAGATTATAAAAATGGTGTAATTGATGAAACAACTTATAAAGAAGAAATTAAAAAAATGATTAAAGAATGTGTTAAATTTCAAGAAGAAATAGACCTTGATGTATTGGTTCATGGTGAATTTGAGAGAAATGATATGGTTGAATATTTTGGAGAGCAATTAAATGGAGTTGCTTTTTCTCAAAATGGATGGGTTCAAAGTTATGGTAGCAGATGTGTAAAACCTCCTCTAATTTATGGAGATGTAAGTAGACCAAAAGATATGACAGTTGAATGGATAACTTATGCTCAAAGCCTAACAAATAAACCAATGAAAGGAATGCTAACAGGACCTGTTACAATGCTAAATTGGTCTTTTGTTAGAGATGACCAAAGTAGAAGAACTACTGCTTATCAAATGGCACTTGCTATTAGAGATGAAGTAGAAGCTCTTGAAGCAGCTGGAATTAAAGTAATTCAAGTTGATGAAGCAGCTCTTAGAGAAGGATATCCATTAAGAGATGAAAAAAAAGCTGAATATGAAGATTGGGCAATCACAAGTTTTAGAATTACAACAAGTATAGTAAAACCTGAAACTCAAATTCACACTCACATGTGTTATTCTGAATTTAGTGATATTATGGATGCTATTGAAAATATGGATGCAGATGTTATCTCAATTGAAAATGCAAGAAGTGATAACTCTTTACTTAAAATATTTAAAGAAAGAGGTTATAAAGGAGAGATTGGACCTGGTGTTTATGATATTCACTCTCCAAGAATTCCATCAACTGAGGAAATGGTAGACCAAATTAATCAAATTTTAGAAGTATTACCAGCAGAAAAAGTTTGGGTAAATCCAGATTGTGGTCTTAAAACAAGAAAATGGGAAGAAGTAAAACCATCTCTAAAAAATATGGTAGAAGCAGCTAAAAAAGTTAGAGCAACTTTAAAATAA